A section of the Streptomyces sp. NBC_01591 genome encodes:
- a CDS encoding glucoamylase family protein, translating to MNRRTFLTAAGTGAAALSLGAVAAPPAGAAAQPVRGSHAPLLLRWFRDTYRSIEAMTTDFGLAVDKIDVSKPGTPVQSRQTSPTNIGCGLWSTVAAAGLGVIDDDTMHRRLEHTVRAVEKLERHHGFWLNWYDAHDGSVLTEWPGTGDPIRPFLSSVDNAWLVTGLRIAADAAPALRPRVARILATADWSYYYTPYDPADPVAGPGQLRGGFWPDTEEPTGHHYGALNTEPRMASYLGIADGSLPADHYWHLLRTMLPEHGQEQYPQGSYVSMDGVRVWQGHYTHRGRKIVPTWGGSMFEALMVPLFVPEAEWSPRSWGLTHRRYVRSQIEHGMEEAGYGYWGFSPANIPEGGYQEYGVDALGMQVDGYASNTDRTYTKDGEPLPPASAFTNGVVTPHASFLALPYAPDEAIANLRALDRDFGAYHAGYGFRDSVNVGTGRVSDYLLALDQGMIAAALAQAIRPGLLQRPFRTGGFQSKVRPLLAKERFSI from the coding sequence ATGAACCGTCGTACGTTTCTCACCGCAGCGGGAACAGGGGCCGCCGCCCTGTCGCTCGGAGCAGTGGCCGCGCCCCCGGCGGGCGCCGCCGCCCAGCCCGTGCGCGGCTCGCACGCACCGCTGCTCCTGCGCTGGTTCCGTGACACGTATCGCTCGATCGAGGCCATGACGACCGACTTCGGTCTCGCCGTCGACAAGATCGATGTCAGCAAGCCCGGCACCCCCGTGCAGTCGCGTCAGACCTCCCCCACCAACATCGGCTGCGGCCTCTGGTCGACCGTGGCCGCCGCCGGGCTCGGCGTGATCGACGACGACACGATGCACCGCAGGCTGGAGCACACCGTGCGGGCCGTCGAGAAGCTGGAGCGCCACCACGGCTTCTGGCTCAACTGGTACGACGCGCACGACGGTTCGGTCCTCACCGAGTGGCCCGGCACCGGCGACCCAATACGCCCGTTCCTCTCCTCCGTCGACAACGCCTGGCTGGTCACCGGTCTGCGCATCGCCGCCGACGCCGCGCCCGCTCTGCGCCCCCGTGTCGCCCGCATCCTGGCCACCGCCGACTGGTCGTACTACTACACGCCGTACGACCCGGCCGACCCGGTCGCCGGCCCCGGCCAGCTGCGCGGCGGGTTCTGGCCCGACACCGAGGAGCCGACCGGGCACCACTACGGCGCGCTCAACACCGAGCCGCGCATGGCCAGTTACCTCGGCATCGCGGATGGCTCGCTGCCCGCCGACCACTACTGGCACCTGCTGCGCACGATGCTGCCCGAGCACGGGCAGGAGCAGTACCCCCAGGGCAGTTACGTCTCCATGGACGGCGTACGCGTCTGGCAGGGGCACTACACGCATCGCGGCCGGAAGATCGTGCCCACCTGGGGCGGGTCGATGTTCGAGGCCCTGATGGTGCCGCTGTTCGTGCCGGAGGCGGAGTGGTCGCCGAGGTCCTGGGGCCTCACGCACCGCCGCTATGTCCGCAGCCAGATCGAGCACGGCATGGAGGAGGCGGGGTACGGGTACTGGGGCTTCTCCCCCGCCAACATCCCCGAGGGCGGCTACCAGGAGTACGGCGTCGACGCGCTCGGCATGCAGGTCGACGGCTACGCCTCCAACACCGACCGTACGTACACCAAGGACGGCGAGCCCCTGCCGCCCGCCTCGGCGTTCACCAACGGTGTGGTCACCCCGCACGCCTCCTTCCTCGCCCTGCCCTACGCACCGGACGAGGCGATCGCCAACCTGCGCGCGCTCGACCGCGACTTCGGCGCCTACCACGCCGGGTACGGGTTCCGGGACTCCGTCAATGTCGGCACCGGGCGGGTCAGCGACTACTTGCTCGCGCTCGACCAGGGCATGATCGCCGCGGCCCTGGCCCAGGCGATCCGCCCCGGTCTGCTGCAGCGGCCGTTCCGGACCGGCGGGTTCCAGTCGAAGGTGCGGCCGCTGCTCGCCAAGGAGCGGTTCTCCATCTGA
- a CDS encoding carbohydrate ABC transporter permease produces MSATSAPGAVSTAPSKKPADTPPSRTKKARNPKRVLVYVLLSVGLLIMSAPFLWMAISAFKTQADLTASPPVWLPTEWTLDNFRELLDKLDLPLYFMNSVIVAVLVTVSNLVFCSMLGYALAKLNFVGRNKIFGLVLGALMVPGNLMLLPLFVLMSKLQLIDSYAGLVLPFAAGAFGVFLMRQFMQSIPDELLEAARMDGAGEWYIFWRIVMPLVKPALATLSIFTFLGSWNNFVWPLIATNDPDKYTLPVALATFATDPNKAGGSNGMLMAGSLLVVLPVVILFIALQRHFTQGIATAGMK; encoded by the coding sequence ATGAGCGCCACCAGTGCACCGGGCGCCGTCTCGACGGCGCCGTCGAAGAAGCCTGCGGACACGCCGCCGTCCAGGACGAAGAAGGCCCGCAACCCCAAGCGCGTCCTCGTCTACGTCCTGCTGTCGGTCGGCCTGCTGATCATGTCGGCGCCGTTCCTGTGGATGGCCATCTCGGCCTTCAAGACGCAAGCGGACCTGACGGCCAGCCCGCCCGTGTGGCTCCCGACCGAGTGGACCCTGGACAACTTCCGGGAACTGCTCGACAAGCTCGATCTGCCGCTGTACTTCATGAACTCGGTGATCGTGGCGGTGCTGGTCACCGTCTCGAACCTGGTGTTCTGCTCGATGCTCGGGTACGCCCTGGCCAAGCTGAACTTCGTCGGCCGCAACAAGATCTTCGGCCTGGTTCTCGGCGCTCTGATGGTGCCCGGCAACCTGATGCTGCTGCCGCTGTTCGTGCTGATGAGCAAGTTGCAGCTGATCGACTCGTACGCGGGTCTGGTGCTGCCGTTCGCCGCCGGAGCCTTCGGGGTCTTCCTGATGCGGCAGTTCATGCAGTCGATCCCGGACGAGCTGCTGGAAGCGGCCCGGATGGACGGCGCCGGTGAGTGGTACATCTTCTGGCGCATCGTGATGCCGCTGGTGAAGCCCGCCCTGGCGACGCTGTCGATCTTCACCTTCCTGGGCTCCTGGAACAACTTCGTCTGGCCGCTCATCGCGACCAACGACCCCGACAAGTACACCCTGCCGGTCGCCCTGGCCACCTTCGCCACCGACCCCAACAAGGCGGGCGGGTCCAACGGCATGCTGATGGCCGGTTCCCTGCTGGTCGTCCTGCCCGTCGTGATCCTGTTCATCGCGCTCCAGCGGCACTTCACCCAGGGCATCGCCACGGCGGGCATGAAGTAG
- a CDS encoding carbohydrate ABC transporter permease gives MRTMTSKAVQTAKVQAGSGASGSPATGPAGRRGGKKASMGVQNVAGWLFSTPFLVLFLVFMAFPILATLVMSFTDFGLRNVTHPLDANFIGFENYVNLFSDEKFLKSLFNTAYFVVIGVPLTIFLGLVVAVLLNNGIDRARTFFRVGFYAPVVTTIVAVAVVWRFVLDPSDGLIAGLFSEVGLTSPDFLGSETLAMPSMIAMAVWRNLGTVMVLFIAGLQAIPTEVREAARLDGAGVWQEFKGITVPLLRPTLLYATVITTIGYLNVFEEPFVMTQGGPSDSTLTVSLNMYREGFNFFHMGYASAMAYVLFVVIMGITVLQLRLLKDNTK, from the coding sequence ATGCGCACCATGACCTCAAAGGCCGTGCAGACGGCCAAGGTGCAGGCCGGGTCGGGGGCCTCCGGGTCCCCGGCCACCGGGCCCGCAGGTCGCCGGGGTGGCAAGAAGGCCTCGATGGGCGTGCAGAACGTAGCCGGCTGGCTGTTCTCCACTCCCTTCCTCGTCCTCTTCCTCGTCTTCATGGCGTTCCCGATCCTCGCCACGCTGGTGATGAGCTTCACCGACTTCGGGCTGCGCAATGTCACGCACCCGCTGGACGCGAACTTCATCGGCTTCGAGAACTACGTCAATCTGTTCAGCGACGAGAAGTTCCTCAAGTCGCTGTTCAACACGGCGTACTTCGTGGTGATCGGCGTCCCCCTGACGATCTTCCTCGGACTGGTCGTCGCCGTACTGCTGAACAACGGAATCGACCGGGCGCGGACCTTCTTCCGCGTCGGCTTCTACGCCCCGGTGGTCACGACCATCGTCGCGGTCGCCGTGGTCTGGCGGTTCGTGCTCGACCCGAGCGACGGGCTCATCGCGGGGCTCTTCTCCGAAGTGGGCCTCACCTCGCCCGACTTCCTGGGCTCCGAGACGCTCGCCATGCCGTCGATGATCGCGATGGCGGTCTGGCGCAACCTCGGCACGGTCATGGTGCTCTTCATCGCCGGTCTGCAGGCCATCCCCACCGAGGTGCGGGAGGCCGCGCGGCTGGACGGCGCCGGTGTCTGGCAGGAGTTCAAGGGCATCACCGTGCCCCTGCTGCGGCCCACGCTGCTCTACGCCACGGTGATCACGACCATCGGTTACCTCAATGTCTTCGAGGAGCCGTTCGTGATGACCCAGGGCGGTCCCTCGGACTCCACGCTCACCGTCTCGCTGAACATGTACCGCGAGGGCTTCAACTTCTTCCACATGGGCTATGCGAGTGCCATGGCGTATGTCCTCTTCGTAGTGATCATGGGCATCACGGTGCTGCAGCTCCGACTGCTGAAGGACAACACGAAATGA
- a CDS encoding TPM domain-containing protein, translated as MSRTRISIPGRALLAVLLTVCWSALPAAPTARADDPVTLSRDGQITDKVGALGDRKDQVRRALDRLYADRRVQLFVVYVRDFSGRSAQSWADATADRNGLGRDDVLLAVATHDRQYAYTVEQGSRLTDAQLQDVAGTAIEPALRENDWAGAAIGAANGYSAVLAGEAVPTPAVTPGVADPGTGGSDGTSAGDLILPVVVVGGAAAVAGYAYTRRRRRTTTRTTPGATGWGPASAGPDGSPEPPTPLPQLDARAREALVDADDAVRTSEEELGFATAQFGEEAAAPFTEAVGYAKGELTAAFRLRQQLDDAFPEDDATRRRMLDEIIGRCADAGARLDAVSEDFDRLRALERDAPQALATAETAFRALAGRVAAAEATLTTMREQYAESALAAVVGDIEQAKDRLVFATSSLNRGRQSVDSTNNSAAAVYIRATEGAVDQATTLVDAVERRNRELAEAAGRLPAALTEMETDLADAGGLLEGTGDGAPTADLRGRIARAKSVLGDVLEEMRAVPYDPIDALRRVEEADAALDAALAGVREREQGDRRALALLDGATLTARSAIAAAADFITTNRGAVGSQARTRLAEAQRRLDRSRELAGSNDPQGALTEARQADSLAGQARSLAEQDVRSYGDRNGPGGPRGEGGGVGGAVLGGIILGGLLGGGGGRGGGVHGGGFGGRGQGGTAGPGSFGGGGTRGRRGGGGRF; from the coding sequence GTGAGTCGTACCCGGATATCCATACCGGGCCGGGCCCTTCTCGCCGTGCTGTTGACGGTGTGCTGGTCGGCCCTTCCCGCAGCGCCGACCGCTCGCGCCGATGATCCCGTCACCCTGTCCCGGGACGGGCAGATCACCGACAAGGTGGGGGCGCTCGGGGACCGCAAGGACCAGGTGCGCAGGGCACTCGACCGGCTGTACGCGGACCGCCGCGTACAGCTCTTCGTCGTGTACGTGCGGGACTTCTCCGGACGGTCCGCGCAGAGCTGGGCCGATGCGACGGCCGACCGCAACGGCCTCGGCCGCGACGACGTCCTGCTCGCCGTCGCCACCCACGACCGGCAGTACGCGTACACCGTCGAACAGGGCTCACGCCTCACCGACGCACAGCTCCAGGACGTGGCGGGCACGGCGATCGAGCCCGCGCTCCGGGAGAACGACTGGGCCGGCGCGGCGATCGGCGCGGCGAACGGGTACTCCGCCGTACTGGCCGGCGAGGCCGTGCCCACCCCGGCCGTCACACCCGGTGTCGCCGATCCCGGAACCGGTGGCTCCGACGGGACGAGCGCCGGGGACCTGATTCTTCCGGTGGTCGTCGTCGGCGGGGCGGCAGCGGTGGCCGGCTACGCGTACACCCGGCGCAGGCGGCGCACCACGACCCGCACCACACCCGGCGCGACGGGCTGGGGCCCCGCCTCCGCCGGACCGGACGGGTCACCGGAGCCACCGACTCCGCTGCCGCAGCTCGACGCGCGGGCGAGGGAGGCGCTGGTGGACGCCGACGACGCGGTCCGCACCAGCGAGGAGGAACTGGGCTTCGCCACCGCCCAGTTCGGCGAGGAGGCCGCGGCCCCCTTCACGGAGGCCGTCGGGTACGCGAAGGGCGAGCTGACGGCGGCGTTCCGGCTGCGTCAGCAGCTGGACGACGCCTTCCCCGAGGACGACGCGACCAGGCGCCGGATGCTGGACGAGATCATCGGCCGCTGCGCGGACGCGGGCGCCCGCCTCGACGCCGTGTCCGAGGACTTCGACCGGCTGCGCGCCCTGGAGCGCGACGCCCCGCAGGCCCTGGCCACGGCCGAGACCGCGTTCCGGGCGCTCGCCGGGCGGGTCGCCGCGGCCGAGGCCACCCTGACCACGATGCGCGAGCAGTACGCGGAATCGGCCCTCGCCGCCGTCGTCGGCGACATCGAGCAGGCCAAGGACCGGCTCGTCTTCGCCACGTCGAGCCTCAACCGGGGCCGGCAGTCGGTGGACAGCACCAACAATTCCGCGGCGGCGGTGTACATCCGGGCCACCGAGGGCGCCGTCGACCAGGCGACCACCCTCGTCGACGCGGTGGAGCGGCGGAACCGGGAACTCGCGGAGGCGGCGGGGCGGCTGCCCGCCGCCCTCACCGAGATGGAGACCGACCTGGCCGACGCGGGCGGGCTGCTCGAAGGCACCGGGGACGGTGCGCCGACCGCGGACCTGCGGGGCCGGATCGCCCGCGCGAAGTCGGTGCTCGGCGATGTGCTGGAGGAGATGCGGGCCGTTCCGTACGACCCGATCGACGCGCTGCGCAGGGTGGAGGAGGCGGACGCGGCGCTCGACGCGGCGCTGGCCGGCGTCCGCGAGCGGGAACAGGGCGACCGACGGGCCCTCGCCCTGCTGGACGGGGCGACGCTCACCGCGCGTTCGGCGATCGCCGCCGCGGCCGACTTCATCACCACGAACCGGGGAGCGGTGGGCAGCCAGGCCCGGACCCGGCTTGCGGAGGCCCAGCGGCGGCTCGACCGGTCCCGCGAGCTGGCCGGGTCGAACGATCCGCAGGGGGCGCTGACCGAGGCGCGGCAGGCGGACTCGCTGGCCGGACAGGCCCGGAGCCTGGCCGAACAGGATGTGCGGTCGTACGGGGACCGGAACGGCCCGGGCGGTCCGCGGGGAGAGGGCGGCGGGGTCGGCGGCGCGGTGCTCGGCGGGATCATCCTCGGCGGACTCCTGGGCGGCGGGGGCGGACGCGGTGGTGGCGTCCACGGTGGCGGTTTCGGCGGCCGGGGGCAGGGAGGGACCGCGGGGCCCGGCAGCTTCGGGGGCGGGGGCACGCGCGGCCGGCGGGGTGGCGGAGGACGATTCTGA
- a CDS encoding PspA/IM30 family protein: MSKQTILGRTTQLAKANINALLDQAEDPQKMLDQLIRDYTANISEAEQAVATTIGNLRLMEQDHQEDVDAAKEWGGKALAASRKADELRAGGSGAEADKFDNLAKVALGRQLRSEKEASTAEPTIAAQTEVVDRLKSGLDQMKAKLSELKSKRDELVARAKSAQAQNRMMDSVKNIDVLDPTSELSRFEDKVRREEAKALGKQELAASSLDAQFEQLDGLGDSAEVDARLAALKSAS; the protein is encoded by the coding sequence ATGTCCAAACAGACCATTCTCGGCCGCACCACCCAGCTGGCGAAGGCCAACATCAACGCGCTGCTCGATCAGGCCGAGGATCCGCAGAAGATGCTGGACCAGCTGATCCGCGACTACACGGCCAACATCTCGGAGGCCGAGCAGGCGGTCGCCACGACCATCGGCAATCTGCGGCTGATGGAACAGGACCACCAGGAGGACGTGGACGCGGCGAAGGAGTGGGGCGGCAAGGCGCTCGCCGCGAGCCGCAAGGCCGACGAGCTGCGGGCGGGCGGGTCGGGCGCGGAGGCGGACAAGTTCGACAACCTGGCCAAGGTCGCGCTCGGCCGTCAGCTCCGGTCGGAGAAGGAGGCGAGTACGGCGGAGCCGACGATCGCCGCGCAGACCGAGGTGGTGGACCGGCTGAAGTCGGGCCTGGACCAGATGAAGGCCAAGCTGTCGGAGCTGAAGTCCAAGCGCGACGAGCTCGTCGCACGCGCCAAGTCCGCCCAGGCGCAGAACCGGATGATGGACTCCGTCAAGAACATCGATGTGCTCGACCCGACCAGTGAGCTCAGCCGTTTCGAGGACAAGGTGCGGCGCGAGGAGGCGAAGGCGCTGGGCAAGCAGGAGTTGGCCGCGTCGTCCCTGGACGCCCAGTTCGAGCAGCTGGACGGTCTGGGCGACAGCGCCGAGGTCGATGCCCGGCTGGCCGCGCTGAAGTCGGCCTCGTGA
- a CDS encoding SpoIIE family protein phosphatase, protein MWQSSPPGSIYDYIRVASFSIGPDGLIEQWSRRAAGLFGIAADKAVGMDPVEAFMPAELRTDGRRRVGEILDGKEWTGLVPFRIPGEEDVHGLAEIYVMPSETADGERAALCIVVDVRALRHIETDLAASQAIFGQSPFGFVLFGTDLAVIRANQRFATVFGGRAEDHRGRTVEDYLSGSEADRLTATIERVLETGTSVTDLRIIGTAPGEPGSRHWSMNLYRVHSGSGRPVGVAGLATDVTRRHIAAREAASARRNLALLNEASARIGNSLDLETTARELLDVAVPGFCDLASVDLYQGLLTGDDAPPGSWDSLRQESVGGSAELRRVALASAVSDALPDTAADNGSPELGSVHRFSFNSPCAIALRTGHVEDVPGDDRGFVQSTLAVPMVAHDTVVGLVQFSRTKGSEPFGERDRALATELAARAAVCIDNARLYRREHERALILQRSLLPPGDPVAAGLDIACRYLPGNTATEVGGDWFDVIELPGHRTALVVGDVMGRGLRAAVAMGELRTAVRTLALLDLEPAEVLSALDEVARGLGTPGGGNASGGSQWPSRAAHKSREADLSEVYLATCVYAVYDPVTQRCTFANAGHLPPVVVEPGEPALLLDVPPGMPLGVGGEPFEEVEVELKEGSLLALYTDGLVESRDHPLDEGLEALRGALVEPERSIEDVCDHVLTTLDTGHGEDDIALLVARIQGLPADAVGDWRLPREPRSVGRARELARGRLLAWGLDDLVDTTELLVSELVTNALRYGEGEIRLRLLRDRTLVCEVWDAGLVQPRRRRARDTDEGGRGLQLVGLLSVAWGSRRTPRGKTVWFELALPDGEPTAELSVEQLLSMY, encoded by the coding sequence GTGTGGCAGAGCAGCCCGCCTGGCTCGATCTATGACTACATCAGGGTCGCCTCCTTCTCGATCGGCCCCGATGGCCTGATCGAGCAGTGGAGCCGCCGGGCCGCCGGCCTCTTCGGCATTGCCGCGGACAAAGCGGTGGGTATGGATCCGGTCGAGGCGTTCATGCCCGCCGAACTGCGCACGGACGGCCGCCGCAGGGTCGGCGAGATTCTCGACGGCAAGGAGTGGACGGGCCTCGTCCCCTTCCGGATACCGGGCGAGGAGGACGTGCACGGGCTCGCCGAGATCTATGTGATGCCGAGCGAGACGGCCGACGGGGAACGGGCCGCACTCTGCATCGTCGTGGACGTCCGGGCACTGCGCCACATCGAGACGGACCTTGCCGCGTCACAGGCCATATTCGGCCAATCTCCGTTCGGCTTCGTGCTGTTCGGTACGGACCTCGCGGTGATCCGCGCCAACCAGCGCTTCGCCACCGTCTTCGGCGGCCGGGCCGAGGACCACCGCGGCCGCACGGTCGAGGACTATCTCTCCGGCTCCGAGGCCGACCGGCTCACCGCCACCATCGAGCGCGTACTGGAGACCGGAACATCCGTCACCGATCTCCGGATCATCGGCACCGCGCCCGGCGAACCCGGCAGCCGCCACTGGTCCATGAACCTCTACCGCGTGCACAGCGGCTCCGGCCGCCCCGTCGGCGTCGCCGGACTGGCCACCGATGTCACCCGCAGGCACATCGCCGCCCGCGAGGCCGCCAGCGCCCGTCGCAACCTCGCCCTGCTCAACGAGGCCAGTGCCCGTATCGGCAACTCCCTCGACCTGGAGACCACCGCCCGCGAACTCCTCGACGTCGCCGTGCCCGGCTTCTGCGACCTCGCCTCCGTCGACCTCTACCAGGGGCTGCTCACCGGCGACGACGCACCGCCCGGCAGCTGGGACTCGCTCCGTCAGGAATCCGTCGGCGGCTCCGCCGAACTGCGCCGCGTCGCCCTGGCCAGCGCCGTGTCGGACGCCCTGCCCGACACCGCCGCGGACAACGGCTCGCCCGAGCTCGGCTCCGTGCACCGCTTCTCGTTCAACTCGCCGTGCGCCATCGCCCTGCGCACCGGCCACGTCGAGGACGTGCCCGGCGACGACCGGGGCTTCGTCCAGTCCACCCTCGCCGTCCCGATGGTCGCCCACGACACGGTGGTCGGGCTCGTGCAGTTCTCCCGTACGAAGGGCAGCGAGCCCTTCGGCGAGCGGGACCGCGCACTGGCCACCGAACTCGCCGCCCGCGCCGCGGTCTGCATCGACAACGCCCGCCTCTACCGGCGCGAGCACGAGCGCGCCCTGATCCTCCAGCGCAGCCTCCTGCCGCCCGGCGACCCGGTGGCCGCCGGCCTCGACATCGCCTGCCGCTACCTTCCCGGCAACACGGCCACCGAGGTGGGCGGCGACTGGTTCGACGTGATCGAACTCCCCGGCCACCGCACCGCCCTCGTCGTCGGCGACGTCATGGGCCGCGGACTGCGGGCCGCCGTGGCCATGGGCGAACTGCGCACCGCCGTACGGACCCTGGCCCTCCTGGACCTGGAACCCGCCGAGGTGCTCTCCGCGCTCGACGAGGTCGCCCGCGGACTCGGCACCCCCGGCGGCGGCAACGCGTCCGGCGGCTCCCAGTGGCCCTCCCGGGCCGCCCACAAGTCCCGCGAGGCGGACCTCTCCGAGGTCTACCTGGCGACCTGCGTGTACGCGGTCTACGACCCGGTTACCCAGCGGTGCACCTTCGCCAACGCGGGCCATCTCCCGCCCGTCGTGGTCGAACCGGGCGAGCCCGCCCTGCTGCTCGACGTCCCGCCGGGAATGCCGCTCGGCGTCGGCGGCGAACCCTTCGAGGAGGTCGAGGTCGAACTCAAGGAGGGCTCCCTTCTCGCCCTCTACACCGACGGGCTCGTCGAGTCCCGCGACCACCCGCTCGACGAGGGTCTCGAAGCCCTGCGCGGAGCGCTCGTCGAACCGGAACGGTCGATCGAGGACGTCTGCGACCACGTGCTGACCACCCTCGACACCGGGCACGGCGAGGACGACATCGCCCTGCTGGTGGCCCGTATCCAGGGGCTGCCGGCCGACGCGGTCGGCGACTGGCGGCTGCCCCGCGAACCCCGCTCCGTCGGCCGCGCCCGCGAACTGGCCCGCGGTCGGCTGCTCGCCTGGGGCCTGGACGATCTGGTGGACACCACCGAACTGCTGGTCAGCGAGCTGGTCACCAACGCACTGCGGTACGGGGAGGGCGAGATCCGGCTCAGACTGCTGCGCGACCGCACCCTCGTCTGCGAGGTGTGGGACGCCGGGCTCGTCCAGCCCCGGCGACGGCGGGCCCGCGACACCGACGAGGGCGGGCGCGGACTCCAGCTGGTCGGGCTGCTGAGCGTGGCCTGGGGGTCCAGGCGGACACCGCGCGGCAAGACCGTCTGGTTCGAACTGGCCCTGCCCGACGGGGAGCCCACTGCCGAACTCTCGGTCGAGCAGCTGCTGAGCATGTACTGA
- a CDS encoding glycoside hydrolase family 1 protein — protein MTHTQVPFPEGFLWGASTAAHQIEGNNINSDWWVKEHAAGTHIQEPSLDACDSYHRWHEDMDTLAGLGFTDYRFSIEWARIEPVEGTFSRAELAHYRRMVEGAIERGLRPMITLHHFTVPQWFEARGGWTAEGATELFARYVAACAPVIAEGVSHVCTINEPNMIAVMAGQAKRGDNSFPPAGLPTPDDETTEAVIAAHHAAVKEVRAINPDIQVGWTIANQVYQALPGAEEVTAAYRHPREDVFIEASRGDDWIGVQSYTRTKIGTDGPIPTAEGVERTLTQWEYYPSAVGYALRHTAEVLGNGIPLIVTENGIATDDDSRRVGYYTGALNEVASAIQDGLNIQGYLAWSALDNYEWGSYKPTFGLIGWDPETFERLPKPSAVWLGEMGRTRALPRIAD, from the coding sequence ATGACGCACACCCAGGTCCCGTTCCCCGAAGGCTTCCTGTGGGGCGCCTCCACGGCCGCCCACCAGATCGAGGGCAACAACATCAACAGCGACTGGTGGGTCAAGGAGCACGCCGCGGGCACCCACATCCAGGAGCCCAGCCTGGACGCCTGCGACAGCTACCACCGCTGGCACGAGGACATGGACACGCTGGCCGGTCTGGGCTTCACCGACTACCGGTTCTCCATCGAGTGGGCGCGCATCGAGCCGGTCGAGGGCACGTTCTCCCGGGCCGAGCTCGCCCACTACCGCCGCATGGTCGAGGGCGCCATCGAGCGCGGCCTGCGCCCCATGATCACCCTGCACCACTTCACCGTGCCGCAGTGGTTCGAGGCGCGCGGCGGCTGGACCGCCGAGGGCGCGACCGAGCTCTTCGCGCGTTACGTCGCGGCCTGCGCGCCGGTGATCGCCGAGGGCGTCAGCCACGTCTGCACCATCAACGAGCCGAACATGATCGCCGTCATGGCCGGCCAGGCCAAGCGGGGCGACAACAGCTTCCCGCCCGCCGGCCTGCCGACCCCCGACGACGAGACCACCGAGGCCGTCATCGCCGCGCACCACGCGGCCGTCAAGGAGGTCCGGGCGATCAACCCGGACATCCAGGTCGGCTGGACCATCGCCAACCAGGTCTACCAGGCCCTGCCCGGCGCCGAGGAGGTCACCGCGGCCTACCGTCACCCCCGCGAGGACGTCTTCATCGAGGCCTCCCGCGGCGACGACTGGATCGGTGTGCAGTCCTACACCCGGACCAAGATCGGCACCGACGGCCCGATACCCACCGCCGAGGGCGTCGAGCGCACCCTCACGCAGTGGGAGTACTACCCCTCCGCGGTCGGCTACGCGCTGCGTCACACCGCCGAGGTCCTGGGCAACGGCATCCCGCTGATCGTGACCGAGAACGGCATCGCGACCGACGACGACAGCCGCCGCGTCGGCTACTACACCGGCGCCCTGAACGAGGTCGCGTCCGCGATCCAGGACGGCCTGAACATCCAGGGCTACCTGGCCTGGAGCGCGCTCGACAACTACGAGTGGGGCTCCTACAAGCCCACCTTCGGCCTGATCGGCTGGGACCCGGAGACCTTCGAGCGCCTGCCCAAGCCGTCCGCCGTCTGGCTGGGCGAGATGGGCCGCACGCGCGCACTGCCGCGCATCGCCGACTGA